DNA sequence from the Methanofollis formosanus genome:
AGGCCTGCACGGCGTGCAGGGAGACGAAATGAAGGTACGGGTACGGGCCTTCGCACGGTTCAGGGAGATCTTCGGGTCCGAGCAGGTCATCGATCTTCCCGATGGGGCCGGGCTCGACGTCCTTCTCAAGAGGTTTGCAGAGCGCCGTGAGGATGGGCGTGCCGCCCTCTTCGACGGAGAGGGACGGCTCCTGAGCCATGTGGTGCTGATGCACAACCGGCGACGGGTCGGAGATGCCGCGGTCAGCGGGACGGCCCTCGCGGACGGGGACGAGGTCGCCGTCTTCCCGCCGGTCGCCGGCGGATAAACCAGGAGATGGAGAGAGATGATCACTATCTCCCATGACGAGATCGACGCCGGTGCGCTGATCCGGGCTGCACAGAGGCCGGAGATGGGCGCGCTGGTCACCTTTGTCGGGACCGTCAGGGACGACGACGGACTTGAGGCGAT
Encoded proteins:
- a CDS encoding MoaD/ThiS family protein, with protein sequence MKVRVRAFARFREIFGSEQVIDLPDGAGLDVLLKRFAERREDGRAALFDGEGRLLSHVVLMHNRRRVGDAAVSGTALADGDEVAVFPPVAGG